ACCAGCTTGATTTCTGAAATGCAGGAGCTTGAAACAGTGTTGACTCACCGTGCAGAAGCATTAGGGGTGAAAATCATACGTGGGCTAGCGCTCAGCGGATTTCATCAGACTGCAGATGAGGTTGCAGTACAGGCAGGTGATCAAACTTTTACAGGTCAATGGCTTGTAGGTTGCGATGGAAGCCGTAGTATTGTCCGTAAGGCTGGTGGTTTTGAATTCGCAGGTACTGAACCCGAATTTACCGGATACTCTACTCAGGTTGAGATTGCTGACCCGGAGAAGCTGAAGCCTGGGCGAAACGTGACACCAACAGGTATGTATCTGCAGTCGCAGCCAGGTTATGTCGTTATTCAGGATTTTGATGGCGGAGCATTTCATAATTCAAATCAGCCAGTTACACTCCAGCATGTGCAGGAAGTATTGCGACGTGTTTCAAATACTGATGTTACGCTAACTGCTTTACATATCGCAACAACCTGGACTGACCGTGCAAGGCAGGCCACCACCTACCGTAACGGAAGAGTATTTTTAGCTGGCGATGCCGCGCATATTCATGCACCGCTGGGAGGTCAGGGGCTCAATCTTGGTCTGGGCGATGCGATGAACCTTGGCTGGAAGCTTGCTGCAACAATTCAAAATAAAGCACCGGAAGGTTTACTGGATAGTTATTATGCAGAAAGGTACCCGATTGGTGTGCAGGTTCTGGATTGGTCACGTGCTCAGGTAGCCATCATGAAACCCGAGCCCGGAGCTCTTGCAGTATATGCAATTATACGTGACCTCATAAATACTAGTGATGGTGCTACTTATATGGCAGGCAGGATCTGGGGTGTATTTATGCATTACGATCTTGGTAGCAATCATCCTTTAGCAGGTTACAGCGTTCCTAATTTTGAGTTTGAAGACGGTACAACTATTGGTGAATTCATGCGCGATGGACGCGGTGTATTACTTGATTTTAATGGAGACCCATCACTTAAAACTTTAGCAGCTCAATATGGAGAACAGATCAGTTATGTTTCCGGCAGAGCAAAAGAACAATTAGGTTTGAGTGCTGTACTGATACGTCCTGATGGTTTTGTTGCCTGGGCGTCCGACAAATCTCCTGATCACAACGGACTTCAGGAAGCTGTGTCCCGCTGGTTTGTTTGTGATTAATAGATCAGTTACATTTTAGGCTTGCAGAGTTAATGAAACTGGTACAATTATTCGGTTTTGTTAACTCTGCAAGCTTTTTTGTGTAAAATCTACAAAAATGTTATCTATTGAAAATGAATTTACCATTAAATCATACCGGTAGATTTTCTGTTCCTCTTTACCTTAGTTAAAAGAACGTCTGAATTCCAGGGGAGAAAAATTAGTTTTTGTTTTGAATAACTTACTAAACGATTGTGGGTGTTCAAAACCGAGTTCATAGGCAACCTCACTCACT
This portion of the Pedobacter lusitanus genome encodes:
- a CDS encoding FAD-dependent monooxygenase; protein product: MKTMSESNISAQNQSTYDVIISGAGPVGLFLACELALARCSVLILEKAENPHSPLKQIPFGIRGLSTPSIEALYRRDLLQKLQLHKHFNNPHHNTKKGAQRQGGHFAGIQFQYDDVDMTTWKYRLSNSTDTSLISEMQELETVLTHRAEALGVKIIRGLALSGFHQTADEVAVQAGDQTFTGQWLVGCDGSRSIVRKAGGFEFAGTEPEFTGYSTQVEIADPEKLKPGRNVTPTGMYLQSQPGYVVIQDFDGGAFHNSNQPVTLQHVQEVLRRVSNTDVTLTALHIATTWTDRARQATTYRNGRVFLAGDAAHIHAPLGGQGLNLGLGDAMNLGWKLAATIQNKAPEGLLDSYYAERYPIGVQVLDWSRAQVAIMKPEPGALAVYAIIRDLINTSDGATYMAGRIWGVFMHYDLGSNHPLAGYSVPNFEFEDGTTIGEFMRDGRGVLLDFNGDPSLKTLAAQYGEQISYVSGRAKEQLGLSAVLIRPDGFVAWASDKSPDHNGLQEAVSRWFVCD